The following is a genomic window from Gymnodinialimonas ceratoperidinii.
CGCGTTCTGGCGATGTGCGACATGCCTGACATCGGCAGCAACCGCGAGGTGCTCCACGCGCAGCCGGTGAATTTCTCCCTCGACAACCGCACCGGCCTCTCGGATCCGCGTGGCCACGTCGGCAACCGGCTCTCGTGCGACATGCACCTGCTGACGGTGGAAAGCCACGCGATCGAGACCCTGCTGCATTGCGTCAAACGCTGCGACCTGGAGCTCGCGGGCGTGGCATCGGCCCCCTACGTGGCGGCCATGTCCTCGCTGGTGGAGGACGAGCAGGAGCTTGGCGCCGCATGCATCGATCTGGGTGCCGGGGCGACGAGCCTTTCGATCTTCATGAAAAAGCACATGATCTTCGCCGATACGGTGCGGATGGGCGGGGCCCATATTACCCGCGACATCAGCCAGGGCCTGCATATCCCCGTCGACATGGCGGAGCGGATCAAGACCAAGTTCGGCGGGCTGATCGCCACCGGCCTCGACGACCGCGAGATCATCGAGCTCGACAGCGACACCGGCGATTGGCACCACGACCGCCGTACGGTCTCGCGCGCCGAGCTGATCGGCGTCATGCGTCCGCGGGTGGAAGAAATCCTCGAAGATGTGCGCGCCCGGCTGGACGCGGCAGGCTTCGAGCATCTGCCGTCACAGCGCATCGTGCTGACGGGAGGTGGCAGCCAGATCCCCGGTCTCGACGGGCTCGCCTCGCGCATTCTGGGCAACCAGGTGCGGCTTGGGCGACCGATGCGTGTCGCGGGGTTGCCGCAGTCGGCCTACGGCTCGGCCTTCTCCGCCTGCGTGGGGCTCGCGCTCTTTGCGGCCAGCCCGCAGGACGAGTGGTGGGACTTCGATCTGCCCGCCGACAGGCTTCCTGCGCGGTCGGTGAGGCGCGCGGTCAAATGGTTCCGCGACAACTGGTGACCCCCGCATATGGGGGATGCACGCTAAATCGCCGAGTTTTTCGTCACAAATGGGCCATATTTCGCGCATAGTGCGTATTTTCTGCGTGACGACGCAGGGGAACGGCGGTACGCTGGCCTCCAATAAACGAGGCATTTTCGGCAATTCCGACCACAAGATCGGGGGCCAGGACAAGAACAGGCGGACAGATCCATGACTCTGAATCTTACCATGACCGACGCTCAACCCGAGCTGAAACCCCGTATCACTGTCTTTGGTGTCGGTGGGGCCGGCGGCAACGCCGTTAACAACATGATCGAACAGCAGCTCGATGGCTGCGAATTCGTGGTCGCGAATACCGACGCGCAGGCGCTGCAGCAATCCACCGCCCACGCGCGCATCCAGATGGGTCAGCGCGTGACCGAAGGCCTCGGCGCAGGTGCACGCCCGCAGGTCGGCGCTTCGGCAGCCGAGGAAAGCATCGAGGAGATCGTCGATCACCTCGCCGGCGCCCACATGGCCTTCATCACCGCAGGCATGGGCGGCGGCACCGGCACCGGCGCGGCCCCGATCATCGCGCAGGCCGCGCGGGAGTTGGGCGTCCTGACCGTCGGCGTCGTGACCAAGCCGTTCCAGTTCGAAGGCACCAAGCGCATGCGCCAGGCCGATGAAGGCATCGAGGCGCTGCAGAAGGTCGTCGACACGCTGATCATCATTCCGAACCAGAACCTGTTCCGCCTCGCCAACGAGAAGACCACCTTCACCGAGGCCTTCGCCATGGCCGACGACGTCCTGTATCAGGGCGTGAAGGGCGTCACCGACCTGATGGTGCGTCCGGGCCTGATCAACCTCGACTTCGCGGACGTGCGCGCCGTGATGAACGAGATGGGCAAGGCGATGATGGGCACCGGCGAGAGCGATGGCGAGAACCGCGCCATGGAAGCCGCCGAGAAGGCGATCGCCAACCCGCTGCTGGACGAGATTAGCCTGCGCGGCGCGCGCGGCGTGCTGATCAACGTGACCGGCGGCTACGACCTGACCCTGTTCGAGCTGGACGAAGCGGCCAACCGCATCCGCGAAGAGGTCGACCCCGAGGCGAACATCATCGTGGGCTCCACGCTGGACACCGACATGGAAGGCCAGATGCGCGTCAGCGTCGTGGCCACCGGCATCGACGCCGCCGAGCGTCAGGAAGATGCCCCGATGCCCGCGCGTCAGTTCTACGCCACGGGCTCTGCCGTTGCCGCGTCCAAGCCGGCGCCTGCACCGGAAGCGGCGCCTGCGCCCGAGCCTGTTCAGGCGGAAGAGCCTGCCGAGGACGCAGCGCCCGAGCCGTCGCTTTTCGAAAGCTTTGATGCGGGCGCCGAGTTCAACGCCGAGCCCGAAGTGTCTTCTGAGGATGACGTGCCGGCCCCGGCCTACCAGCCCGCACCGGCTCCTGCCGCGTCCAAACCTGCGCCCGCCCCGCAGCAACGGCCTACGCCGGTTGCAACCGCGGCCGAGGATCAGCAAGGCTACGTCGCGCCGAAACCCGCCGCTGGCGGCTCGCCCACCCCTGAGGCCCTGGCCCGCCTTCGCGCGGCCATCCAGCGCGATGCGCCCCGTGCGCCGCAGGCCGCTCCGGTGGCACAGCAACAGCCGCAGTCCAACGAGCACGGACAGAAGCGCGGCTTCGGCATCAATTCCCTGATCAACCGCATGACAGGCGCCCCGGAAGAAGGCGCGGCTCCGGCCGAGCGTCGGCAGCCGAACATGGGCGCCTCGGCCCCGACGCCGATGCCGCAGCACCACGCGGCAGACGACGGTGTCGTCGATCCCGACCAGGAGCGGATCGAAATTCCCGCCTTCCTGCGCCGTCAGGCAAACTGATCAAGGTCACGTTGTGACAGAAAAGACCGGCCCCGCGCCGGTCTTTTTTCGTTTCAGCGGAGGGGGTTACACGGTTCTCCACAGGGCGTCGGCAGATTTTCGCCCACGTCTGGAGGCTTTGTTGCAGGTGGTCATAAAGGTTGAGTTGCTCCGCACCCCGGCCCCCGTTACTTCCCTATGCAGCGAAACTTTACGTTAACCTTTGTAGCGTAAGGGCCGCGTTCTGGCAGAGCGTCCAATCCAAGGGTGCCGCAGAGAAAAAACGGGACAGAAAAGCAGGCGAACTGATGCAGGCAACACTCCGAAAGAAAGCGACGTTCAGTGGCATTGGTTTGCACACCGGCCGTCTGACCCGCGTCAGCATCCTGCCGCAGGCCGCGAACGTGGGCATCTGGTTCCGCCGCACCGACCTCGACGATGCCGCGATGATCCCCGCCCGCTATGACCTCGTCCCGCAAAGCCGCCTCTGCACCAAGCTGGTCGCCGAGGATGGCACGGAAATCTCCACCGTCGAACACATCATGGCCGCGCTGATCGGCTCTGGCATCCACAACGCGCTGATCGAGGTTGATGGCCCCGAGCTGCCGATCCTCGACGGTTCTGCCGCGCCTTTCGTGCGCGCGATCCTCGATGCCGGTATCCAGCGCCAGTCCGCGCCGATCCACGCGCTCGAAATCCTCAAGCCGGTCCGCGCGCAGGACGGGGAGGCATGGGCCGAGCTTTCGCCCTCCGCCGGCCTCGAGATGGATTACACGATCGATTTCGCCGACAAGGCGATCGGCTATCAGCGGCGGATCGCCAATCTCGCGAACGGCCGTTTCGTGCGCGATTTGTGTGACAGCCGCACCTTCTGCCGCCGCGCCGACGTCGAGATGATGCACGAGGCCGGTCTCGCGCTTGGCGGCACCTATGACAACGCCGTCGTCGTCGACGGTGAGACGGTGCTCAGCCCCGGTGGCTTCCGCCACGCGGATGAGGCCGTGCGCCACAAGATGCTGGATGCATTGGGTGATTTGGCCCTCGCCGGCGCGCCGATCCTCGGCTGCTACACCGGTTTCCGGGCCGGTCACATGGTCACAAACCAGCTTCTGCGCAAACTTTTCGCCACCGAAGGCGCGGTGCGTCTGGTGGAATGCAGCCTCGATCAGGCGGCTTCTCTTCCGGGTGTCGGCGTGAAGACGGCAGATCTTGCCTACGTCGCCTGACGTGGCCCCATGATCACGTTCCCGCATCGGATCATCTTCAAGTCGGTTGAGGGATTTTGCCCGCAAAAGGAATGTGCTAGAGCAGTGCCGAAGAGGTCCGGGATGGGGCCTGACGCTCTGGGTTTGAGGCTAATCGCATGACAACCAACCGCTTTCGACTTTCCGGTGCTGCCCTCGGGCTTACGCTTGTATTGGCGGGCTGCGGCGGCGGTGGTCTGGGGGGCGGAAACGGCTTCCTCGGTACCGGGTTGTTCAGTGGCGGCGGCGGCGGCTTCTTCGCCGGACGCAACGCGAACCTGCCGCTGGAAGAACTCGACGCAGAGACGATCTACCAGCAAGCGGAATTCCAGCTTGAGAACGGGCGCGCCGACAACGCGGCGGAACTGTTCATCGAGGTCGAGCGCCTGCACCCCTATTCGACATGGGCCGAGCGCGCGCTGATCATGGCGGCCTTCGCCTATCACGAGGATGGCGATTACGAGGCGGCCCGCGTCGCCGCGCAGCGCTACCTTGATTTCTATCCGGGCAACGAAGATGCGGCCTACGCGCAGTATCTTCTCGCGCTCTCCTACTACGACCAGATCGACCAGGTCGGCCGCGATCAGGGTGTGACCTATCAGGCCCTGCAGGCCCTGCGCACGGTGATCGAGCGCTATCCCGACAGTGAATACACGCAGGATGCGATCCTGCGCTTCGACCTCGCCTACGACCATCTGGCGGGCAAGGAGATGGAGGTCGGCCGCTACTACCTGCGCCGCGAGCATTATACCTCGGCGATCAACCGCTTCCGCGTGGTGGTCGAGGAGTTCCAGACCACGACCCACACCCCCGAGGCGCTGCTGCGATTGGTGGAGGCCTACCTCGCCCTCGGTCTGACCGACGAGGCGCAGACTGCGGGCGCGATCCTCGGCTACAACTTCCAGTCCTCGCCTTTCTATGACGACGCCTACCGGCAGCTAACCGGGCAGGGCCTGTCTCTGGAAGCCGCCGGAGAGAACTGGCTGCGTGAGGTCTGGCAGCAGACGGTCCGGGGTGATTGGCTGTAAGCCATCGGCGGGCTGCAATCTGCGGCGCCTGCGGACTGTAGCCCCTTGACCGCTTCCTCTGCTTGAGCAACACACAATCTATGCTGCGTCACCTCGATATCCGCGACATGTTGATTATCGACCGGTTGGAACTCGCGTTTCAGCCCGGTCTCAACGTGCTGACCGGAGAGACGGGGGCGGGCAAGTCGATCCTGCTTGATAGCCTCGGGTTCGTGCTCGGCTGGCGCGGGCGTGCCGATCTGGTTCGGGCCGGTGCGGCTCAGGGCGAGGTGGTGGCGGAGTTCGATCTGCCGGCGGGGCATCCCGCTTTCGCCGTGCTGGAAGATGCCGGGTTGCCGGCGTCCGACGAGTTGATCCTGCGCCGCATCAATACGCCCGAGGGCCGCAAGACCGCCTGGGTCAATGACCGGCGGGTGAGCGGAGAGGTGTTGCGGGCGCTGTCGGACGTGCTGGTGGAATTGCACGGCCAGCAGGACGACAAGGGGCTGCTCGATCCGAAGAACCATCGCGCGATGCTGGACGAATACGGCGACCTCCTCGGGCAGCGCGGCAAGGTCGCGGCGGCATGGCGCGCGAAGTCTGCGGCGGCGAAAGCCCTGGCCGCGGCGGAGAAGCGGTTGGCCGAGATGCGCGACGAGGAAGAGTTCCTGCGCCATTCGGTGGCCGAGCTGGACAAGCTGGCGCCGGAAGCGGGGGAGGAGGCCGAGCTGGACGCAAAGCGCCGCCTCATGCAGGCCGCCGAGAAAATGCGCGCGGACGTGGCGCAGGCGATCTCGGCGCTTGGGCTGAACGGCGCGGAGGGCGCGCTGAGCGATGCGGGCCGGTGGCTCGACGGTGTCGTGGAACACGCGGAAGGAAGGCTCGAGATGCCGATGGCGGCACTGGAGCGGGCGCTGGTGGAATTGGGCGAGGCTCAGGCCGGGGTCGCCAGCTTTGCCGAACGGTTGGAATTTGACCCCGCCGAGCTGGAAATGACCGAGGAGAGGCTCTTTGCCCTGCGCGGTCTGGCCCGGAAGCACAACGTTCTGGCGGACGATCTGGCCGGACTGGCGGAAACGCTGAGCACACGATTGGCGGCATTGGATGGCGGCGAGGCGGAGCTGAAGCAGTTGCAGGCCGCCCGCGACCGGGAGGACGAAGCCTATGCCGAGGCGGCGGCAGAATTGACCGCTGCGCGGGAGAAGGCGGCGCGCGCGCTCGACCGCGCCATGGGGGCAGAACTCGCACCCCTGAAGATGGACCGCGCCGTTTTCGAGACCCGCCGCACCGAGGCCCCGGCAGGCCCCGACGGCGTCGACGCGATCACCTTCACCGTGGCGACCAACCCCGGCGCGCCCTCGGGGCCGTTGAACCGGATCGCCTCGGGCGGGGAGCTCTCACGCTTTCTTCTGGCCTTGAAGGTCTGCCTGACCTCGGATCAGGCCGGGCTGACGATGATCTTCGACGAGATCGACCGCGGCGTTGGCGGTGCCACGGCGGACGCGGTGGGCCGACGCCTTGCCGATCTGGCGTCCGGCGGGCAGGTGCTTGTCGTGACCCATTCGCCGCAGGTCGCCGCCTTGGGCGCGCACCACTGGCGCGTTGCCAAGTCGGTGGAAGAG
Proteins encoded in this region:
- the ftsA gene encoding cell division protein FtsA, which encodes MTNLYQTQRAMRAKRTEAMRRGVIAVLDIGTFKVACLVLKFDGTEPEDDGIGAMAGQSSFRVIGAATTRSRGVKFGEIDTVQETERAIRTAVQAAQKMANARVDHVIVSLSGARPRSYGLTGEVDLQTGAVEDHDIGRVLAMCDMPDIGSNREVLHAQPVNFSLDNRTGLSDPRGHVGNRLSCDMHLLTVESHAIETLLHCVKRCDLELAGVASAPYVAAMSSLVEDEQELGAACIDLGAGATSLSIFMKKHMIFADTVRMGGAHITRDISQGLHIPVDMAERIKTKFGGLIATGLDDREIIELDSDTGDWHHDRRTVSRAELIGVMRPRVEEILEDVRARLDAAGFEHLPSQRIVLTGGGSQIPGLDGLASRILGNQVRLGRPMRVAGLPQSAYGSAFSACVGLALFAASPQDEWWDFDLPADRLPARSVRRAVKWFRDNW
- the ftsZ gene encoding cell division protein FtsZ, translated to MTLNLTMTDAQPELKPRITVFGVGGAGGNAVNNMIEQQLDGCEFVVANTDAQALQQSTAHARIQMGQRVTEGLGAGARPQVGASAAEESIEEIVDHLAGAHMAFITAGMGGGTGTGAAPIIAQAARELGVLTVGVVTKPFQFEGTKRMRQADEGIEALQKVVDTLIIIPNQNLFRLANEKTTFTEAFAMADDVLYQGVKGVTDLMVRPGLINLDFADVRAVMNEMGKAMMGTGESDGENRAMEAAEKAIANPLLDEISLRGARGVLINVTGGYDLTLFELDEAANRIREEVDPEANIIVGSTLDTDMEGQMRVSVVATGIDAAERQEDAPMPARQFYATGSAVAASKPAPAPEAAPAPEPVQAEEPAEDAAPEPSLFESFDAGAEFNAEPEVSSEDDVPAPAYQPAPAPAASKPAPAPQQRPTPVATAAEDQQGYVAPKPAAGGSPTPEALARLRAAIQRDAPRAPQAAPVAQQQPQSNEHGQKRGFGINSLINRMTGAPEEGAAPAERRQPNMGASAPTPMPQHHAADDGVVDPDQERIEIPAFLRRQAN
- the lpxC gene encoding UDP-3-O-acyl-N-acetylglucosamine deacetylase, producing the protein MQATLRKKATFSGIGLHTGRLTRVSILPQAANVGIWFRRTDLDDAAMIPARYDLVPQSRLCTKLVAEDGTEISTVEHIMAALIGSGIHNALIEVDGPELPILDGSAAPFVRAILDAGIQRQSAPIHALEILKPVRAQDGEAWAELSPSAGLEMDYTIDFADKAIGYQRRIANLANGRFVRDLCDSRTFCRRADVEMMHEAGLALGGTYDNAVVVDGETVLSPGGFRHADEAVRHKMLDALGDLALAGAPILGCYTGFRAGHMVTNQLLRKLFATEGAVRLVECSLDQAASLPGVGVKTADLAYVA
- a CDS encoding outer membrane protein assembly factor BamD; translated protein: MTTNRFRLSGAALGLTLVLAGCGGGGLGGGNGFLGTGLFSGGGGGFFAGRNANLPLEELDAETIYQQAEFQLENGRADNAAELFIEVERLHPYSTWAERALIMAAFAYHEDGDYEAARVAAQRYLDFYPGNEDAAYAQYLLALSYYDQIDQVGRDQGVTYQALQALRTVIERYPDSEYTQDAILRFDLAYDHLAGKEMEVGRYYLRREHYTSAINRFRVVVEEFQTTTHTPEALLRLVEAYLALGLTDEAQTAGAILGYNFQSSPFYDDAYRQLTGQGLSLEAAGENWLREVWQQTVRGDWL
- the recN gene encoding DNA repair protein RecN, encoding MLRHLDIRDMLIIDRLELAFQPGLNVLTGETGAGKSILLDSLGFVLGWRGRADLVRAGAAQGEVVAEFDLPAGHPAFAVLEDAGLPASDELILRRINTPEGRKTAWVNDRRVSGEVLRALSDVLVELHGQQDDKGLLDPKNHRAMLDEYGDLLGQRGKVAAAWRAKSAAAKALAAAEKRLAEMRDEEEFLRHSVAELDKLAPEAGEEAELDAKRRLMQAAEKMRADVAQAISALGLNGAEGALSDAGRWLDGVVEHAEGRLEMPMAALERALVELGEAQAGVASFAERLEFDPAELEMTEERLFALRGLARKHNVLADDLAGLAETLSTRLAALDGGEAELKQLQAARDREDEAYAEAAAELTAAREKAARALDRAMGAELAPLKMDRAVFETRRTEAPAGPDGVDAITFTVATNPGAPSGPLNRIASGGELSRFLLALKVCLTSDQAGLTMIFDEIDRGVGGATADAVGRRLADLASGGQVLVVTHSPQVAALGAHHWRVAKSVEEGITYSRVLPLSQDERVDEVARMVAGDTITDAAKDAARALLKG